The nucleotide window GCTCCATCAGGCCGGCCTCACGGGCGAGCAGATAGACCCCGAGCAGGTCGGAAAGCTGGCGGGTCATCGAGATGATGAGCGCGCCAAGGCCCGCGCCACCCCATGCCAGACGATGGCGGACGAGCACGCGGTAGCAATCCAGCACGGCGGACGCTTCATGCCCGGCGACGATCCCCTCATGCAGGAACGGGCGTGTCGATTGGAGTTCCTCGTTGAGGAAAACGAGACGTTTTGCCTCCGGCCAGTTCGGATAATTTTCACCATCCGGCACGTGCGCGGCGGTGAGGAGTTGGGCGATCGCCTTGTCGTGGAATTCAGAGTTCTGGCGGACGTCGAGCGTGGCCAGATGGAATCCGAACATGTCAATCTTGTGGCGCAGCGGGCGGATGTACTGGTCTTCCACCAGATGGCAGCCCGCATCCTGAAGCGTGCGCGAGAGCAGATCGAGATCCGCGGTCAGTTGGTCCACGGTGACATAACCCAGCTCGCCCTTCGCCTGAAGGCGCAGGCGCAGTGCGATCAGCGCGGAAAGCTGGCGCCACGGTTCCTCCAAGTGCCGGTCGAAAATTTCCTTCACCGCTTCCTCCGCACCGAAGCCGAGGACGAACGACAACTCATCGATGCGCGCCTGGAGATCATCCGGCGCGGGCGAGAGATGGCGGGAAAGCGTGAGCTGGGTGGAGAGCGCGGAGAACTCGCGGTGCAGCAATTCGAAGGCTGCCTGCCGGAGTTGGATCAAGGCGGTCTCCGTGACCTGCGGTGTCACCAGCGGATGGCCGTCGCGGTCGCCGCCGATCCAGGTGCCGAACGAAAGCCGTGGGATGTTTCCGGCGGCGTTGAGCGCATCCATCGGATAGCCGGCATCGCGCCAAGCCTCGGTGAAGTGCAGGTCGAGGCGGTTCACCGCATCCGGGAAGAGGTCGCGGAGATAGTGGATGGAATTCCGCAGTTCGCTGATGATATCCGGACGGACGAGGTGGATCTCCGCGGTGCGCCACAGCGTTTCGAGGGTCGTCACCATGTGCTGGCGCAGGCGGCGGCGTTCGCGCTCCGTGTATTTCGGATACTCGTTGCGGACGAGATCGTCATAGAGCGCGCGGTGGCGTTCGCGGATGCTGGCGCGTTTCGCCTCGGTCGGGTGAGCGGTCAGCACCGGCTCCACCTCCACGTCGCGCAGCACATCGAGGATTTCATTCGGACCCAGGCCCAGGTCCCGCAGATCGCGAAGCGCCTGCGGCCACAGTCCGCGGATCGACTCGGCCCCGAGCACATTCTCGCGCTCGCGGCGGATCGCAGCGGCCACGCGTTCCTCGACCATGTTCAGGAGCTGGAAGCCGATCGAATAAAGCTGCGGGATGCCCGCGGGCGGATTGGCATCATCCGGCACCGTGCCCGACCACGGCAGGTAGGGCAGAAGGGCGGTCTCGCCGGTCGAT belongs to Luteolibacter ambystomatis and includes:
- a CDS encoding phosphoenolpyruvate carboxylase encodes the protein MTGTATLTPTREQLRLEGFDLIDETLSFLIGCLGEALESTGETALLPYLPWSGTVPDDANPPAGIPQLYSIGFQLLNMVEERVAAAIRRERENVLGAESIRGLWPQALRDLRDLGLGPNEILDVLRDVEVEPVLTAHPTEAKRASIRERHRALYDDLVRNEYPKYTERERRRLRQHMVTTLETLWRTAEIHLVRPDIISELRNSIHYLRDLFPDAVNRLDLHFTEAWRDAGYPMDALNAAGNIPRLSFGTWIGGDRDGHPLVTPQVTETALIQLRQAAFELLHREFSALSTQLTLSRHLSPAPDDLQARIDELSFVLGFGAEEAVKEIFDRHLEEPWRQLSALIALRLRLQAKGELGYVTVDQLTADLDLLSRTLQDAGCHLVEDQYIRPLRHKIDMFGFHLATLDVRQNSEFHDKAIAQLLTAAHVPDGENYPNWPEAKRLVFLNEELQSTRPFLHEGIVAGHEASAVLDCYRVLVRHRLAWGGAGLGALIISMTRQLSDLLGVYLLAREAGLMELTPEGLACPMEVVPLFETMDDLDRSPDILAAFLEHPFTRRSRSFLMGTSEVFSTQQVMLGYSDSNKDCGILAAQWALHKAEEALTRTGKEHGIPLCFFHGRGGTISRGAGPTHWFMASLPHGAMSGHFRMTEQGETIAQKYANLANATYNLELLLAGAAVTTARHRFGRKQQDPCERFMPRLAKASQEAYQALLHAEDFITFYRQATPLDALEHARIGSRPARRTGKQGHSISDLRAIPWVFSWTQARYYLPGWFGVGSGLEALKKEDPAGFAELKAALPDSTFLTYVLTNVETNLASANLKLMHEYAALVTNEKLRTRFLEIIDAEFERTRVLLAELFDGEMADRRPRMAKTLDIREAPLKVLHHRQIVLLRKWRELLTAGKQHDADALLPDLLLSINAIASGLRTTG